A window of Candidatus Cloacimonas sp. contains these coding sequences:
- a CDS encoding ABC transporter permease subunit/CPBP intramembrane protease, whose amino-acid sequence MNFKHTLTIYRKELMEVLRDKRTIFTTFILPIILYPLIIVGFNSVMMRQTKVLEERGATIAVQDSVNNEISHRLIKDLASIKNYTYVPYDKNTLQHYMNKDIQSIVTICDSLGSDNTQFFKVFITYDKSKDQSKIVFDKLSEQLSKTEKELQQERLQISGINPHFLDLVDIEERDTSSAQKKMGMFLGMFLPYIVIMMLFAGASIVAADLVAGEKDRKTLETLLVSSVGRTEIVMGKYLTIITLAMLNMIVNLFSISFSLQFMLANQSKEMAGVALPVNAMLILLIAMIPLATLFAALLVSISTFSRNIKEARSYEQPLMMIAMLLGMVSFIPTIEISNLLALIPIVNIALLFKAVLINEYALSHILITIFSTLILDVIAILITVKLFNTESVLFRTEEESGGLKALKKKPQNIFNPYSGIVYFTIALIVLYYLGSYWQTKDLYNGLIQTEIIIIALPVLILLKVLKLKPKEVLRLHNPKLGSFLLIPFIAISASIIVSIFSQLINLVFPFPEKYTEALNQLFKMNEAPWKVFLAIALLPGICEELLFRGFLIRFFEKYGRMWSIVISSILFAAFHLDPFRFLPVLLLGFLLGYLAVRSGSVYASMFSHIVNNGLAFVLVTYSNFSWVKFLVSEGDNMHYWLIIPATVIFVISLSVFHKVTAKGENICVE is encoded by the coding sequence ATGAATTTTAAGCATACCCTAACTATCTATAGAAAAGAGCTGATGGAAGTTTTGCGAGATAAGCGAACCATTTTCACCACTTTCATCCTTCCCATTATATTGTATCCACTTATTATCGTTGGTTTTAATTCGGTTATGATGAGGCAAACCAAGGTTTTGGAAGAACGCGGAGCCACAATTGCCGTGCAGGATAGTGTAAATAATGAAATTTCACACCGCTTGATTAAAGATTTAGCCAGTATCAAAAATTACACTTATGTTCCCTATGACAAAAACACGCTACAGCACTATATGAATAAAGATATTCAGAGCATCGTTACCATTTGTGATTCTTTGGGGAGCGACAATACGCAATTCTTTAAGGTCTTTATTACTTATGACAAATCTAAAGATCAAAGCAAGATTGTATTTGACAAGCTTTCCGAGCAACTCTCCAAAACGGAGAAAGAGCTGCAACAAGAGCGTTTACAAATATCAGGAATCAACCCTCATTTTTTAGATCTGGTGGATATTGAAGAGCGAGATACTTCCAGTGCTCAGAAGAAAATGGGGATGTTTTTGGGGATGTTTTTACCCTATATAGTCATAATGATGTTATTTGCAGGCGCTTCCATCGTAGCGGCGGATTTGGTGGCCGGTGAAAAAGATCGCAAGACATTGGAGACCTTGCTTGTATCTTCTGTTGGTAGAACTGAAATCGTTATGGGCAAATATCTCACGATCATAACTCTGGCTATGCTTAATATGATTGTAAACTTGTTCAGCATCAGTTTTTCGTTGCAGTTTATGCTGGCAAATCAAAGTAAGGAAATGGCGGGTGTAGCGTTACCTGTGAATGCAATGTTGATTTTGCTTATTGCAATGATTCCTTTGGCAACATTATTTGCAGCGCTGCTTGTGTCAATATCCACTTTCAGTCGCAATATCAAAGAGGCAAGAAGTTACGAGCAACCATTAATGATGATAGCTATGTTATTGGGGATGGTGAGTTTTATTCCCACGATTGAGATATCCAATTTACTGGCTTTAATTCCTATCGTTAATATTGCTTTGCTCTTCAAAGCGGTATTGATCAATGAATATGCATTGTCACATATCTTAATCACTATTTTTAGTACATTGATTTTGGATGTTATAGCCATATTAATAACGGTAAAGCTTTTTAATACTGAATCGGTTCTTTTTAGGACAGAGGAAGAGAGCGGTGGGTTGAAAGCGCTCAAAAAGAAGCCCCAAAATATCTTTAATCCCTATAGTGGAATTGTCTATTTTACCATAGCTTTAATTGTATTATATTATTTGGGCAGCTATTGGCAAACCAAAGACCTCTATAATGGATTAATCCAAACCGAGATAATCATTATTGCTCTCCCTGTTTTGATCTTGCTAAAAGTGTTAAAGCTGAAGCCGAAAGAGGTTTTACGCTTGCATAATCCTAAACTTGGCAGTTTTCTTTTGATACCTTTTATTGCCATCTCCGCTTCCATCATAGTATCTATATTTTCGCAGCTGATAAATCTTGTTTTTCCTTTTCCGGAAAAATACACAGAAGCGCTTAACCAGCTTTTTAAAATGAATGAGGCGCCTTGGAAGGTCTTTTTGGCGATAGCATTATTGCCCGGAATTTGTGAAGAACTTCTTTTTCGGGGCTTTTTAATCCGGTTTTTTGAAAAATACGGTAGAATGTGGTCCATAGTAATCAGTTCTATACTTTTTGCTGCTTTCCATCTTGATCCCTTCCGTTTTCTTCCGGTTTTGCTTTTGGGCTTTTTATTAGGTTATTTGGCTGTTCGTTCCGGGTCAGTTTATGCCAGTATGTTTTCGCATATAGTTAATAATGGTTTGGCTTTTGTGCTGGTTACTTATAGTAATTTTAGCTGGGTTAAATTTTTGGTTTCCGAAGGGGACAATATGCACTACTGGTTAATAATTCCAGCGACAGTCATTTTTGTCATATCTTTATCTGTCTTTCACAAGGTTACAGCCAAAGGAGAAAATATATGTGTGGAATAG
- a CDS encoding ATP-binding cassette domain-containing protein, producing the protein MIKVENLSKSFMKKDGSNFYAVNKISFAAGDGETVCLLGVNGAGKTTTMRILSTVFQPSEGTAEIQGWDIKKHPDKVRENIGFLSGDTGLYNRLSCREFITYFGRLYSIEDSAIAQRIKEMANLLDMNEFLDKKIEFLSSGMKQKVSIVRSIIHDPPVMIFDEPTAGLDILTARNIVSFIRDCKQRGKCVLFSTHIMREAERLADRIVMIHKGRILAEGTLEQLRNISSQTDLDDIFVYYINQYTDEQELRANEF; encoded by the coding sequence ATGATAAAAGTGGAAAACCTAAGCAAGTCATTTATGAAAAAAGATGGCTCAAATTTCTATGCCGTGAATAAGATCAGTTTTGCAGCAGGAGATGGAGAAACTGTTTGTTTATTAGGTGTGAACGGAGCTGGGAAAACAACTACAATGCGTATTCTTTCCACTGTGTTTCAGCCCTCGGAAGGAACAGCAGAAATTCAGGGCTGGGATATTAAAAAACATCCCGATAAGGTAAGAGAAAACATTGGCTTTCTTTCAGGCGATACAGGACTTTACAATCGTTTAAGCTGCAGAGAGTTCATCACCTATTTCGGGCGTCTTTACAGCATTGAGGATAGCGCAATTGCCCAACGGATAAAAGAGATGGCTAATTTGCTGGATATGAATGAATTTTTGGATAAGAAGATAGAATTCCTTTCCTCAGGGATGAAGCAAAAGGTCTCTATCGTGCGTTCCATCATTCATGATCCACCGGTAATGATTTTTGACGAACCGACTGCCGGTTTGGATATTTTAACTGCCAGAAACATTGTCTCTTTCATCCGTGATTGTAAGCAGAGAGGGAAGTGTGTTTTATTTTCCACGCACATTATGCGAGAAGCGGAACGCTTGGCAGATAGAATCGTTATGATTCACAAAGGCAGAATTTTAGCCGAGGGAACTTTGGAACAATTGCGTAACATATCTTCCCAGACCGATTTGGATGATATATTTGTTTACTACATCAATCAATATACTGATGAACAGGAGTTAAGAGCGAATGAATTTTAA
- a CDS encoding patatin-like phospholipase family protein produces the protein MKEKATLILGGGSALGLAHIGVLSVLEEEYDITGIIGSSMGSIIGGLYSAGLNSAEIYQIARSFKNPGLFSPLKLDRTINGIFDGRSLLKMFQNWTEGKRIEEGRIPFIACAYDLISKSTILFNKGLYSDAMRASSSLPVVFAPYKLNQYLFIDGGIEHPLPVAFSSLLSEDKVIAVNVLPETSKTAEFINLNSGDIAKSKRFGRTEILFNSVLQNQAYLAIRDIATFSPDIVIEAGMPNGHPFAFHKAADYYKYGRKQTLETLANYKEPKFIATIRKHYRNLIRHLPNLNIPVKDNT, from the coding sequence ATGAAAGAAAAAGCAACTCTCATTTTAGGTGGCGGTTCTGCTTTAGGGTTAGCACATATAGGCGTATTAAGTGTTCTGGAAGAAGAATATGATATTACTGGCATTATTGGAAGCAGTATGGGCAGCATAATTGGTGGATTATATTCCGCGGGCTTAAATTCCGCTGAAATTTACCAAATAGCCAGGAGTTTTAAAAACCCTGGCTTATTTTCACCTTTGAAGTTAGATAGAACTATCAATGGTATCTTTGATGGAAGGTCTTTACTGAAGATGTTTCAGAACTGGACGGAAGGCAAAAGAATAGAAGAAGGAAGGATCCCTTTCATTGCCTGTGCTTACGATTTAATCAGCAAAAGCACGATTCTATTTAATAAAGGTCTTTATTCAGATGCAATGAGAGCTTCTTCATCTTTACCAGTTGTTTTTGCCCCGTATAAATTAAATCAGTATCTTTTTATTGATGGAGGTATTGAACATCCTTTGCCTGTCGCTTTTTCTTCTTTGCTATCGGAAGATAAAGTAATAGCCGTAAATGTTTTGCCCGAAACATCCAAAACTGCTGAATTCATCAATTTAAACAGTGGCGATATAGCGAAATCAAAGCGGTTTGGCAGAACCGAGATATTATTCAATTCTGTTCTGCAAAATCAAGCATATCTGGCAATCAGAGACATTGCCACTTTCAGTCCTGATATTGTTATCGAAGCTGGTATGCCCAATGGTCATCCCTTCGCTTTTCATAAAGCTGCCGATTATTATAAATATGGCAGAAAACAGACATTGGAAACACTTGCCAACTACAAAGAACCAAAGTTTATAGCTACCATTCGGAAACATTACCGCAATCTAATTCGTCATTTACCCAATCTAAATATCCCCGTGAAAGATAATACTTGA